Below is a window of Danio rerio strain Tuebingen ecotype United States chromosome 11, GRCz12tu, whole genome shotgun sequence DNA.
aagtaattttattgaagacatttttattaagaaatgtactTTTACTTACATCATCTCGCTTCATTTTAtgttgtcatgtgcacagtagaAAACAAGATTTCCTGTTCAATCAAGTTCTTTGCtttcaataataaaatgttatacataaatatatggaaaaataaatacatataaatacctCTATACACTACCGggaaaaagtttggggtcagtaaaatgtttaaatgttttaaaataagcttctcctgctcaccaaggctgtgtTTCATCAAAAATgcagtacaaattgtgaaatgttattccactataaaataactgttaaaatgtatttgatcatttaatttaatcatttattacagtaattttaaagatgaattttcagcatcattactccagtcttcagagtcacttGATCCTATTAATGGTAacagtaataaaagcaaaaatgactGGATCAATGATTTCATTTgcaactacatacaataagtaataaatcaatatttacagaatcattttctttaaCACCCCCCACCgtcaaacttttgaccagtagtgtcaTAAACAGCATAAAGTGCAAAAGTGCAAACtgtacaactaaataaataaacatacacataatatactctaatatatacataaacagtgcaaaaataaatcttatttctGATATGTACatgtcaattcatctttatttacaaAACTTATACAATGCAAAtgttgtcaaagcagcttaacaaatgTCTCTGTTGaaattcagttcagtgtaatgtcTCTGCTGAAGGCCGATCCCATGGAGAGTAGCTCAAAAGAGGCAGTTTCCTGGGGAAACGCTGATCCTGTAGTGTTTATTAGCACAGACGGTGGTCCTGGATCGGGAAAAGCTTCTTTATAGATGAGTTTTGAtgattttttgaacattttttgttGAAGATTTTGCTGCTTTGTGTGTGAAGTTCctaaatgaggaaaaataaaagaagaaaaaattcagaCTTTcagaaaattaataattttaaatgttttcattgtcacagtttttttaaacatcttcaaatatttgaatatatatattttttttattaacggTGTTGCTAAACATGTTTAATACTTGAGTTTTAAGTGCACTTAAATATGTTACACATTAGCAAAACTGAAGatgattaataaaaaatctaaaactaaGGTGACATCATCAGCTTTGTGTGTGCCAGTATTAGAAACGTTGTTTCCTACTGGATCAGTTGTATTTACCTTCATCCCTGCTCCTCCATCTCCTGCTTCTTCATCCACTGGTGCTGTAAGACGTCCCCCAATGTTGACAATTTCCTATCCATGCACTTTTCTATCAGATCCCTGCAGTCTGTACAAGGAGAAAGAGATAGTTAATCAAGACTGTATAAGACATTAAAGCTGACATTTATAAAGATATCTTctgaaatttgttattaaaaaggCTACTGGAGAGTCCTGGAGGGtctgtgtcctgcagagttttgcttaaactctaatcaaacacttCTGAAGCAAGTTAACCAATGGCTATGTCTGAAATCGCAGCCCTGTACccttaaatgaattaataaatacatttatttaattgtaaaaataacattCCTATACATGACAAATAAAACTACAGTGTTTCATTACTAGCATACAGCTTGTTGTGTTAAATAACTTGGGTCTAACCAAGCAGAATCCAATCCATCCGAGGGTTTATCAACCagaaaagcacaaacaaaactgcTTCAATTGACTTATTTGTTTACATTCACTCCTTTAAATACACTAATTTACTAGACTAACGTAAGGAGTAGTAGATGAGGGTATAGGGCAGGGGTGGCCAGCACTGTTCCTGGAGAGTCACCTTCCTGCAGAtatcagttgctacccatatcaaacacacctgaaccaattaattaggacctgaacactgtgtgataattacaggcaggtgtgtttgatatgggttgcaactgaaatctgcaggaaggtagatctccatgaacagggttggccacccctgatataggGGGTGATTCTGAATACAGTCAATGACAAGATCACTTGAGGATTCAATTTAAAGGTAAACTCTGTAGGGCAGTGGCCCCCCAGGACTGAAGTTGCTCAATCATTAGCTATTACACAAGGTGTCGTTAGATTCCTTAATAAAGTCAAACATTTCCTAGGATCAGCAATGCTAAGCTCTTCCTGTCTTGTCATGAGACTACAACAGGTTGAGGTTTTGGCATGTAAATTTGTCTTTTCACTTACCACTGGATACACTGGGACCAAACAAAAGGTGGCGCTTCGTTCCAGACATGCTGTACTTTGGATATCTTCCATGCACCATGAAATACAGCATGTTGCCTACGGTCCGGATGTTTGCCAAGACGACAGCTTGACAATTTTCTGCTCTGATATTGGTAGCACAACCGAAGTCAAtcagcttgagctccaccttctTTGTGTTGACTAGGATGTTGTCAGGATGCATGTCGTTGTGGGAAACACCACGGTAACTACAGTGCTGCATTGCCTGGACTAACTGGTGCAGCAGGGAACGTGCAACCCGTTCTGACAGTTTGTCATGCATGATTATATAGTCCCGCAGAGATACGCAAGGTTGGGGGTACTCCATGACGAGTGAAATGAATCCAGGTTGATCAAACCACTCATACATTTCTATCACATGCTTGCTTGCTGAAGGATGTTTCAGCATTAGCATATACGCTGCTTCTTTACACACAGGTCTGGAACAACCAGGctgcagagaaaaagaaaacaagggTTAGTAGTTGTACATCTGAGGAAAAATTGGTACTATTTAAATGAttagttcacccgaaaattaaaatactgttattatttactttccTTCATGTCATTTCAACCCCTTGAAACCTTCATTCATCTCTCAGAACACAAATTAGggcattttaaattaaatctgagagctccctcatcctccacacACAGGAACGGTCCTGAGgtgctcaaagtccagaaaaggagaCAAGGAgtgtcttcagtggttcaactgtaatcatacgatGCTCCAAGAACACTAAAATAAGAACTGTAAAAACAACTGACTTTGCCCAATTCTTCTACATCAGACTGGGGTGTGCATTTACCACAGGTAATATGACTCTGACAAAACATCATACTGCCTGTAGAAAACATGTACCCTGACCTGATGCAGGAGAGAAAACATTGGCAAACtaatttgtttttacagttttttggcAGACAAAGGTGTTTCAGCAGCTTTGTATGATTGTAGTGGAACCACTGAAGTTACATGAACTGTTCAGACAATGGTTTTGGCTTCTTTTCTGAATTTGAGCTTCTCAGGACCCTTACCGTCTATAGCAGAAGAGAAAGCTCTTAAATctgaaatatcttttgtgttctgtTGAGGAACAAAAGTCTCAGAGGATTGGAATCAcagggtgagtaaacaatgattTAATGCTTGGGCAAACTTATCCTTTACATGTATTTTACCCTGCTTTAGTACTTTTGTATATGATCAACAAGGTTTTCCAGCTCTTTACTCTTACAGTACTGCTACATAATACAGTAAATGTTCACATTAATCAAATTTCAGCATGAAGCACAGCTCATCCTGAAGTCACCATAAAATAATTTTCTTCAGCTTGAACATGGGAGAAGTTTTCATACAGATTCATATGGCTGCTTTTTGACTTTTGAAATTGAACTATGTTACTGTAAACGTGTCCAAACCATTAAAGAATTAAATGATGAGTGAAGTTTTGCCAACTTACAACAGAGATGTAACTTGGATTCTTTCTCTTCGGAATCTTCTTGATGGCaacctaaaaaaagaaaacacaataattatttttttcacattattcaatctgtaatttgtttaataaatattcaagTTTGGATCAAGTGAACAGGTTACATAAGAAGCCAATTGAACAGTAAGAGATTTTTACCTGCTTGCCATCAGATTTACGAACTGCTTTGTATGTTGAGCCAAAGCTCCCAGATCCTATCATTTCTCCAAAGCCGtagagaccaatcaaagatcctgaaaaaaaagaagaaagaagagGTTATTCTCTTATACTGACAAACTAACCTTACATCAGTTGTTCTCAATTTTGACCCCCGGACCCCTACACACACATTTTGGATGTCTTTGTTATTTAACACACAAGAATAAGTTAATAAGCTGATGATCAGAATCAAGTGTGTTAAGTAAGAAAGACTAACAAAATGTGCAGTGCAGGGTGGCCAGAGGCCCGAAGTTGAGAACAACTGCCTTACATTAACAGGTATGTTACAGTAGCATCTATAATATTACTGTTTccatcaaattaaataaacaaaatttcatGAATTTGATTCTGCATTAATGTTTTGTATGTGATTTCAGAGTGCTGTTAGCACACTCACCAGTATTTGGCTCAAAATTAGGGGCTCCTGAGGCAGATGAGGACCTCGCATTGGACGTGTCTTGGAGACTAGATGGTCCAGGCACAGGCTCCGGTTCCTGATCAACCATGTTCTGAACTACAGATGGTCCAGCAACGGGGTCTGGATCTGGATTTAAACAGGCTCTGAGACGATTCCGTCCAAGGGCAAACTCTAGCTCAGGAACAAAAGTGTACCAAAGCCAAGACAGTCCAAGTACAGGCTCTTGATCTGGATCAAGATCAACAGTATTCCGGTTCCTGGATACTTCAGGTACAGGCACTGGATCAGAATAAACAGTACTCCAGGGCTTAGACATTCCAGGTACATTTTCTGGATCTGGATCAACAGAGTTCCGGAGATCATGCACTCCAGGGGCAGGCTCTGGATCTAAATCAACAGTGTTCCTGACCCCAGGTGCTCTAGAAAACAGCTCTGGATCTGGATTTAAAGTGTACCAGAGACGGAAAAGTCCAAGGACAAACGGTGTCACTGGACGCACATTGTTCCAAAGCCAAGATAGCCAAGAGACAGGCTCTGAATCTGGACCAACAGTGTTCTGAGGACCAGGCACTTTAGAGACAAGCTCTGGATCTAGATCAACAGTGTTCCGAGGACCAGGCACTTCAGGGACAGGCTCTGGATCTGGATCAACAGTGTTCCGAGGACCAGGCACTTCAGGAACAGGCTCTGGATCTGGATCAACAGTGTTCCGAGGACCAGGCACCTCAGGAAAAGGCTCTGGATCTAGATCAACAGTGTTCTGAGGAACAAGCACTTTAGAGACAGGCTCTGGATCTGGATCAACAGTGTTCCGAGGAACAAGCACTTCAGGAACAGGCTCTGGATCAAAAGAGTTCTGTAAATCAGACACCCCAGGGACAGGCACTGGATCAACAGTGTTCCGAGGAACAAGCACTTCAGGAACAGGCTCTGGATCAAAAGAGTTTTGTAAATCAGACACCCCAGGGACAGGCACTGGATCAACAGTGTTTTGAAGACCCGACACTCTAGGGACAAGCTCTGGATCTAGATCAACAGTGTTCCTAGGACCAGGCACTTCGTGAACAGGTTCTGGATCTGGATCAACAGTGTTCCGAGGACCAGGCACTGCAGGAACAGGCTCTGGATCAACAGAGTTCTGTATATCAGACACCCCAAAGACAGGCACTGGATCAACAGTGTTTCGGAGAACAGACACTTTAGAGACTGGCTCTGGATTTGGATCAACAGTGTGCTGAAGCCCAAACACTCCAGAGACAGATTTTGGATCTGGATCAACAGAGTTACAGAGACCAGAcactccagggacaggctctggatCTGGATCAACAGTGTTCCAGAGCCCAGAcactccagggacaggctctgaaTCTGGATCAACAGTGTTCCAGAGCCCAGACACTCCAGGGACAGGTTTTGGATCTGGATCAACAGAGTTACAGAGACCAGAcactccagggacaggctctaaaTCTGGACCAACAGAGTTACAGAGACCAGAtactccagggacaggctctaaaTCTGGACCAACAGAGTTCCAGATCCAAGAAGGTCCAGCGACATTCTCTGTATCTGAATCAGTCTCTAGGTCTGGATTAGTTGTTTGTGGATTCTCCTGTGGTGTTTGTGGTTCCACGCTTATCTGTCTGCAGCAGAAGAAAGGTTTCTTTATGGCCTTCCACACTCTCTTGAAGAAAGCACGGATTTTGCTCCACCTGCTGCTGCCTTGTATTTGAATTCctaaattgaaaaaaagacaaaaaagaaaacatgacaaTCTGTTATTGTTTAGGCtattaagtatatataaataaaacatattaaaaaataacaagatATAGGGTGACTTTTCCCAAAGTGGGGACAAGCTGTAGTGTTTTTATAACCCTAAATAACAAAATTAGACATAAGAGtcattttaaaacttaattttgaaaTACCTAATTTTTTGATGAATTTTGGTATAAAAAGGAAATCAAATGAAGTGTTTAAGCTATTCctaaacatacatacaaacatggtcaaaattattagccctcttgtgatttaatgagatttttttcatgatgtttttaaactttaagtttaaataactattttacaagatactagtattcagctgaaAATGCTTAAAGACACTACTATgataattaggttgactaggcaagttagaataattaggcaagtcattggacaacagtggtttgttctataaagactaatacaattatatatatatatatatatatatatatatatatatatatatatatatatatatatatatatatatatatatatatatatatatatatatattctcttaaagtggctaatattattgaccttaaactgttaaaaagctacttttattccagccaaacaaaataaaaaaggcttccacaaaagaaatattattttaagaaattaatGTTGTAACatatcacaaatctcatggtttggATAACATTATTTTAGTCACCGATCGGCTCAATTTTTTAGGTCAAAGAgggataaatgtaatttattgtccATTTATTACAAGCACAGAACAGCAAGGAAGATTTgcttttaacaaaaataacttttagaGTCTGTGATTTTGTGAGTTGAGaacacaattaaatatattattaaaatctttaatttaCTCAATGTATTATTTGCAGCTTTTCTTTTTCAATGTTAATATAACATGTCCTGTGAATTTTGAAATAGTATTTTGAATATGAATTTGTTGTTTTTGATAGGCCACCTTAAAAAAAGTCTCACTTGAGGCCAATTTATCTTATAGAACAACATGTAATCACTGTGTTAATATTAATCATTtctcatttttgtttaatatgtcatgttacttgtttttttatatatttaattaaattccctaataCTTATGTCTTTACCCTGTTTTTACCTTTATATTTTACTTAAAGAGATTAAGTATCCTAATTCCCAttaataaaatgttcatattttatagTGAAGAGGTTGCTAATTATCTCACCGGTTGTGTTTTCCTCCATGGTGTTATCGGGAAAAGGGTCATCGGGCATCTCATCTGGTGCTGTACCGACATCTGAAGCCACAGTCCAGTCATCGTCCAGCCAGAGACAGAAATCACTGCAAAAGCTGATGATCTCCATATGTGaccctaaataaaaaaattagccATAAGagtcataaaaaaacaacaacaactgtaatttattcattacaaaatgtcttcatggaacatgatcatTACTTAATTTTCAGATGATCGTTGacataaaaaggaaaataatttattttagtctATTCCTAAagattaccacacacacacacacacacacacacacacacacacacgcacagaaatACATTAAGTTAGTGTGATGTATATTAGGGTCTTTCCTGGCTAATAAAATAAGGCAGAGGTGATATCTCAATCATTAATTCTTTGCTACTTGAAACAAACAGATTTTGTATTATTCTTGTAATCTTATCAAGTAAAATATGATCTTACTTAAAAAGGCTAACATTTATAGTAATAAAGTATATAACATTTTtgattgattgttggtggttttcccttgTTGGGAAgaaataaaatgtgtcatttcTACTGTTCATCATCAGTTgacagcattaaccctttagattttTCCTGTGCAAATAAgattctggcttttatatggagctcTATGGAGTAAAACTGCAGATTATAGTgtttgtgcataaatacactcacTATGTTTACTATCCTCTGAGAGCTAACttgcttattttaattttttcagaCATATGTCTCTtttacacacgcacgcacacaagcgcgcacacacacacacacacacacacaatattccaTATAGAGGGAAAACTCTgcaaactggactgaagcagttttagtttactagaacttcagctgtgttatgctgctttgacaaAGTCTACATAGTGAAAGCACTTTAGAAACAACATTGAATTGAACAGAAGGCAGAAACTAAGcctttttgcactgcaactgatgagtAAAAAATTAACTCTGACCTTTTCCCAAGAAGAAAAGTAAGCAACAGTCAAAACTGCATTATTAGATGGTGTCATGTCTTTGCTATCAAAAACTGACATCATTAATGGGGCAAAATCAGCCACGAACGTAACAAAATTCTTTCCCAGAGTATTGTTGTATGTCAGaaaatatttaaagcattttcccaaaatatctgTTAAAATAAGATTTGAAAATCATTCAATATGCAGAAACAGAAAATTGTGGCCAAAttaaacatttgatttcaaaCCGATTAAACTCTTTGCTATGGTTTTTCTTTGCTATGGTTTGAGCCCTTTATGCTGCACAAAGCTTATttctcaaacaaaataaaaattcaacCAGATGAAATTATACAATAAGACCAGTaccaaaacttgtttttttttaaatcgagaaattaagccttgtgcaatataaagggcacatatttatgTCTATCTGACATATTTTTGACTCAAACTATAGCAGGAGCAAAGAGTTTAATTGTTTTGAAACCAATTGTCTAACGTCAATGAATGTCTAACGTCAAACTAACTTTAAGGTTAGGGATATCTGAGGCCAGAGTCTCAATTCAGGGCAATTCACCTCACACTTTTCTCATCCTAAACCCCATTATTGACAATTtatcatgttttgttttatatgttatgTTTCTTAagtcatatattaaattaatttcatcCACTAATACTTTCTCTTTGCacagttttatcatttttttttaaacctagaAAGCTTGAGTGGTTGCTGACAGTCTTACCGGTTGTATTTTTCTTGTCATTGACAGTAAAAGGCTTATCAAATGCTTTGTCGGCATCTGAAGCCATTGTCGAATCCTCCTCGTCGAGCCAGGGACAGAAGTTGGTGCAGAATCCAATGTTCTCCAGCCATGTTTTCGTCCCTTCAGTCTCTCCTTCGACACACACGGGCGTTGTTGCTGCCATCGCGTGGACAAACATAAAATTAGTTTTCTCACTCATAAATCTGTTTACTCAGAAAATAAGTTAGTCAATAGATATTCGCAAATCCAAAGATTTGCTCGAGGTTTCTGCAAACGCGTCTTCACTCAATTCAGAATATCAATTAAATGAAGGGTGTGGCAGCACCGAATAGCGATGACGTCATTTTTGGAATCCTTCGAACAGTTGCAGCTTGCTTCGAACAGCTTACGAGTTTGTAGTTTTTTTGCTTAAAACTACAAAGGCGATTTTCAAATATTACCCATCTAGGACTGTTCACATCTGAAGTTGCCACTAAACCACATAACCACTACAGTGATAGCTCATCAATGTCAAAATGCTAGCCAATCAAATCAAAAAGGCGGGCTTTACAATTCGCAGATTTATATAAAAACGATTACAAATTGATTgccaaaaatacaaaattagtgCTCAAGTTCAAAAATATGAATGTTTGTGACGGATAATGAATACTATAGCACAATACTGAAAAAAACATAAAGGCATTTTAAAAAGGGCACcaacaaatgtttaattattttatagacAAGTATTAATTAATTACTCTTGTAGGAGATACCGTTCTTCTAGCTTcgattaaaaaatatgaataaaaacaaatattgtatgAAATAATACTAGTGGGTTATCTACATAAATCCTGCTGCTACATCAGATacgggtaaagtctagataggatacgcACATCAATATAATTTTgtaacactgaataacaataattaatattttaaattactgtGACGCGTAcgggtttaaggttggggaagGAGTAGAcggtaataaaatacaacaaatgggaaatttaaaaaataattctcgttaaccaACCATATCTGCCCTAACGTTAGCAACAACCCACGCCGGCcgaaagttaatgagaattatttatattatttattaaattttccatttaaagtattttattaacctcaaaccctaccccaaccctaaacccaaacataacagtaatgtaaaaacagtagttgtaccgagtattatttatggtATTTAATAAAtcacccaataaattgtatttgattaacgtctacccctaccccaaccttaaaccaaccttcacagtactgtaaaaatattaattattgttatacagtcttacaaaaatgatgctatattaatGTGCGTGTCCGCAGCTGTATCTTATGTAACGTCAGGCTTTGCTGCTGTTAGCGCGACATCTCTGTCGTAGCTCCACACAGAAAACTTAAACATAAAGTTTCATGTAAATTTCAGAGTGGGTTTTCGCTTTATGTTTGTGCTATTTTATACCTTTGTTGACGTTTTGATGCCTACTCTTCTCCGTGAGCGCCATTTTTCCATGTGCTAACaaaatgatgtttttttaaaatggtgGAAATATAACAACTGTCAGTTTGAGTCCTATGCAggtaattatttctttatttaatatagaGTTTAGCTATTTActtaagcttttttatttatatcagtGTATATGTGCATTTTCTATCAAATTAAGTTCAATGCTTTGTCTAAACTGTTTTGTAGAGGATTTAAATGGTGGTTTTACTAAGAAACATTTCGTGATGTAAACTAAAGGTGTTTTGTATTTAGTGTTTTATATTCAGTCCTTATATTCAGACCTATTACTGCTGAATGACATGTAGATAGTGGAAAAAGTGACATTGAATTGTTAAAAGAAAACATCAGTTTAATTGTGATGGAGAAACATTTCACAGTTTCACATTATAATGTTTCGTTTTTTACTGTCAAAAGCAGCAGAGCTATAACTTGACCATTTGTCTCCTACTGCTCTGTGTGCAGGCATCAAGAAGTTCTGTCTTCATCCATGAGTGTGTGTTGATGGAGAGTGGAAAAACTGGGTTCGAA
It encodes the following:
- the LOC141376537 gene encoding uncharacterized protein, producing the protein MSEKTNFMFVHAMAATTPVCVEGETEGTKTWLENIGFCTNFCPWLDEEDSTMASDADKAFDKPFTVNDKKNTTGSHMEIISFCSDFCLWLDDDWTVASDVGTAPDEMPDDPFPDNTMEENTTGIQIQGSSRWSKIRAFFKRVWKAIKKPFFCCRQISVEPQTPQENPQTTNPDLETDSDTENVAGPSWIWNSVGPDLEPVPGVSGLCNSVGPDLEPVPGVSGLCNSVDPDPKPVPGVSGLWNTVDPDSEPVPGVSGLWNTVDPDPEPVPGVSGLCNSVDPDPKSVSGVFGLQHTVDPNPEPVSKVSVLRNTVDPVPVFGVSDIQNSVDPEPVPAVPGPRNTVDPDPEPVHEVPGPRNTVDLDPELVPRVSGLQNTVDPVPVPGVSDLQNSFDPEPVPEVLVPRNTVDPVPVPGVSDLQNSFDPEPVPEVLVPRNTVDPDPEPVSKVLVPQNTVDLDPEPFPEVPGPRNTVDPDPEPVPEVPGPRNTVDPDPEPVPEVPGPRNTVDLDPELVSKVPGPQNTVGPDSEPVSWLSWLWNNVRPVTPFVLGLFRLWYTLNPDPELFSRAPGVRNTVDLDPEPAPGVHDLRNSVDPDPENVPGMSKPWSTVYSDPVPVPEVSRNRNTVDLDPDQEPVLGLSWLWYTFVPELEFALGRNRLRACLNPDPDPVAGPSVVQNMVDQEPEPVPGPSSLQDTSNARSSSASGAPNFEPNTGSLIGLYGFGEMIGSGSFGSTYKAVRKSDGKQVAIKKIPKRKNPSYISVPGCSRPVCKEAAYMLMLKHPSASKHVIEMYEWFDQPGFISLVMEYPQPCVSLRDYIIMHDKLSERVARSLLHQLVQAMQHCSYRGVSHNDMHPDNILVNTKKVELKLIDFGCATNIRAENCQAVVLANIRTVGNMLYFMVHGRYPKYSMSGTKRHLLFGPSVSSDCRDLIEKCMDRKLSTLGDVLQHQWMKKQEMEEQG